Proteins from a single region of Desulfolutivibrio sulfoxidireducens:
- a CDS encoding acetyl-CoA hydrolase/transferase family protein, translating to MKEYRRKRASPEKAVELLQDGDHIVHGVTIAEPPALLRAIADRARAGDIKKVFIYSFNPQQHAAETYLALDIQDRIFARSWFLGPSARKLAAVGLVQFIPSYLHQIPKFLRENMTVDVCVTTVSPMDKAGFFSFGTANDLTSTAALLARTLIVEVNRNMPRVFGNSMVHISEVDAVVENHVPLMQMAPPEPRELDAVIGRHISEIVPDHAVLQLGIGGLPNAICPFLENHKDLGIHSELFGPGMKDLIVKGVITGRKKTLHPRKHVFSVAYGTDDTFAFMNDNPSMTSFPADYVMDPAVIAQNDNMVSVNSIIQVDLTGQCNAEYLAGHMFSGTGGQLDFVRGAYAAKNGKSVLAFYSTAKNDTVSRVVPFLDKNAAVTTPRMDVQYLCTEYGLVNLKNMAEDERALAIIGIAHPRFREDLAHQAEKMRII from the coding sequence ATGAAAGAGTATCGTCGCAAACGTGCTTCTCCCGAGAAGGCCGTGGAGCTTCTCCAGGACGGGGATCATATCGTACACGGCGTGACCATCGCCGAGCCCCCGGCCCTGCTTAGGGCCATAGCCGACCGGGCCAGGGCCGGCGACATCAAGAAGGTGTTCATCTATTCCTTCAACCCCCAGCAGCACGCCGCCGAAACCTACCTGGCCCTGGACATCCAGGACCGCATCTTCGCCAGATCCTGGTTCCTCGGCCCCTCGGCGCGCAAACTCGCGGCCGTGGGCCTGGTGCAGTTCATCCCCTCCTACCTGCACCAAATTCCCAAATTCCTCCGGGAGAACATGACCGTGGACGTGTGCGTGACCACGGTCTCGCCCATGGACAAGGCCGGTTTTTTCAGTTTCGGCACGGCCAACGACCTGACCTCCACGGCCGCGCTTTTGGCCCGGACGCTGATCGTCGAGGTCAACCGGAACATGCCCCGGGTCTTCGGCAATTCCATGGTCCACATTTCCGAGGTGGACGCCGTGGTGGAGAACCATGTCCCGCTCATGCAGATGGCCCCGCCCGAGCCACGGGAGCTGGACGCGGTCATCGGCAGGCACATCTCCGAGATCGTTCCGGACCACGCCGTGTTGCAACTGGGCATCGGCGGCCTGCCCAACGCCATCTGCCCGTTTCTGGAGAACCATAAGGACCTGGGCATCCATTCCGAACTGTTCGGACCGGGCATGAAGGATCTGATCGTCAAGGGCGTGATCACCGGCCGCAAAAAGACGCTGCACCCCAGGAAACACGTCTTTTCCGTGGCCTACGGCACGGACGACACCTTCGCGTTCATGAACGACAATCCGAGCATGACCAGTTTCCCCGCGGATTATGTCATGGACCCGGCGGTCATCGCCCAGAACGACAACATGGTGTCCGTCAATTCCATCATTCAGGTGGACTTGACCGGCCAGTGCAACGCCGAATACCTTGCCGGGCACATGTTCAGCGGCACGGGCGGACAGCTCGATTTCGTGCGCGGGGCCTATGCCGCCAAGAACGGAAAGTCGGTTTTGGCCTTTTATTCCACAGCGAAAAACGACACCGTGTCCCGGGTCGTGCCCTTTCTCGACAAGAACGCGGCCGTGACCACGCCCAGGATGGATGTGCAGTACCTGTGCACGGAATACGGCCTGGTGAACCTGAAGAACATGGCCGAGGACGAACGGGCCTTGGCCATCATCGGCATCGCCCATCCGCGTTTCCGCGAGGACTTGGCGCATCAGGCGGAGAAGATGCGGATCATCTGA